A genome region from Bombus terrestris chromosome 10, iyBomTerr1.2, whole genome shotgun sequence includes the following:
- the LOC100646671 gene encoding isovaleryl-CoA dehydrogenase, mitochondrial: MEFYTNKFMRPLLSKFLKLNNKFNVRYSSKYYTVDDNIFGLDKEQKELRQLIFNFAQKELAPKAAEIDKKNNFDDLREFWKKLGKLGLLGITAKSEYGGTGGTYLDNIIVIEELSRASGAIGLSYGAHSNLCINQIHRNGTEEQKYKYLPKLCSGEHIGALAMSESTSGSDVISMKLQAEKKGDYYILNGHKFWITNGPDADTFVVYAKTDPNAAKPQHGVTAFIIERGFEGFSTAQKLDKLGMRGSNTGELVFEDCKVPVTNILGEVNKGVYVLFSGLDLERLTLSAGPLGLIQACCDVAFDYAHTRTQFGKRIAEFQMIQEKIANMYTSLSVCRNYLYSVARSCDAGYINRKDCAAVILYIAECATNAALNAIQILGGNGYINDYPTGRFLRDAKLYEIGAGTSEIRRMVISRAISEEYS, from the exons atggAGTTTTATACTAATAAATTTATGAGACCCCTCTTATCGAAGTTCTTaaagttaaataataaatttaatgtgAGATATTCTTCAAAATATTATACAGTAGATGACAATATCTTTGGACTAGACAAAGAACAGAAAGAG CTTCgacaattaatatttaattttgcacAAAAGGAGCTTGCTCCAAAAGCGGCTGAGatcgataaaaagaataatttcgaCGACCTCCGT GAATTTTGGAAGAAACTTGGCAAATTAGGTTTATTAGGAATAACAGCAAAATCTGAATACGGTGGTACAGGTGGTACGTATTTAGATAATATTATCGTTATAGAGGAATTGAGCAGGGCATCAGGTGCCATAGGTCTTAGTTATGGCGCTCATTCAAACTTGTGCATTAATCAAATTCACAGAAATGGGACGGAAGAGCAAAAGTACAAATATTTACCAAAG TTATGTAGCGGAGAACATATCGGGGCACTTGCGATGTCAGAATCGACATCTGGATCTGACgtaatttctatgaaattgcAAGCCGAAAAAAAGGGTGACTACTACATTTTAAACGGCCATAAATTTTGGATCACAAATGGCCCCGATGCTGATACTTTTGTCGTTTATGCGAAAACGGATCCAAATGCGGCTAAACCGCAACACGGTGTTACGGCATTTATCATAGAACGAGGTTTTGAAGGTTTTAGTACTGCTCAAAAGTTAGATAAATTAGGTATGCGAGGTTCCAACACTGGTGAACTTGTATTCGAAGATTGTAAAGTTCCtg TTACAAATATACTCGGCGAAGTAAACAAAGGCGTTTACGTACTATTTAGCGGTCTAGATTTGGAACGACTAACATTATCAGCGGGGCCTTTAGG ACTTATTCAGGCTTGTTGCGACGTGGCATTTGATTATGCACATACGAGGACACAATTTGGGAAACGAATAGCAGAATTTCAAATGATCCAA gAAAAAATAGCAAATATGTATACAAGTTTAAGTGTTTgtagaaattatttgtattctgTAGCTAGATCTTGCGATGCAGGATATATAAACCGAAAAGATTGTGCCGCGGTCATACTTTACATAGCCGAGTGTGCTACTAATGCTGCATTGAATGCAATTCAGATACTTG GTGGAAATGGCTACATAAATGATTATCCGACTGGAAGATTTTTAAGAGACGccaaattatatgaaattggCGCTGGTACCAGTGAAATTCGTCGAATGGTAATTAGTAGAGCGATTAGCGAAGAATATTCATAG
- the LOC100646068 gene encoding DNA-directed RNA polymerase III subunit RPC2 — protein sequence MGEMKIKSETKYNKVVKHIQDKWKLVPAFLKGKGLVKQHIDSFNYFINVEIKKIIKANEKVLSDADPLFYVKYLNVHVGLPDVEEGFNVTRSTTPHECRLRDLNYSAPITVDIEYIRGHQPIIKNNLLIGRMPIMLRSSNCVLTGKSHFELSKMNECPHDPGGYFIVNGQEKVILIQEQMLRNRIILEEDSKGCIVASCNSSTHERKTKTNIVGKGGRYYMRHNIFQDDIPVTIIFKAMGIVSDQEIMQLIGTEEEFMKKFAPTLEECHVLNVFAQNQALRFLSNKRKQKRYSVIKSSVTDEMKDILATNILSHVPVIDFNFKMKATYIALMIRKVMKAQSDGKLVDDRDYYGNKRLELAGSLLSLMFEDLFKRFNWELKQIADKNIPKIKAAQFDIVKHMRQDQITNGLAFAISSGNWTIKRFKMERHGVTQVLSRLSYISALGMMTRVNSQFEKTRKVSGPRSLQPSQWGMLCPSDTPEGEGCGLVKNLALMTHITTEIDEEPIVRLAFNLGVENVNILGGEEINNKKVYMVFLNGNILGIVKNYQRLVNVFRLLRRKGLINGFVSIHTQHQHRCIQISSDGGRLCRPYIIVQNGNPLIQENHIKLLEQGIRSFEDFLQEGLIEYLDVNEENDSSIAFNESHINEKTTHLEIEPFTLLGVCAGLVPYPHHNQSPRNTYQCAMGKQAMGTIGYNQRNRIDTLMYNLVYPQTPMVKSRTIELINFDKLPAGQNATVAVMSYSGYDIEDALILNKASIDRGFGRCLIYRNAKCTLKRYANQTYDRIMGPLIDSNTKKPVWKHDIIDSDGIAAPGEMVENRKVMVNKSSPAANIGPVNAGNVQTQTEYKDVPVVFKGPVPAYVEKVMISSNAEDAFLIKLLLRQTRRPEIGDKFSSRHGQKGVTGLIVEQEDMPFNDYGICPDMIMNPHGFPSRMTVGKLIELLAGKAGVIKGEFHYGTAFGGSKVKDVCNELVKHGYNYLGKDIFYSGITGEPLQAYIYSGPVYYQKLKHMVQDKMHARSRGPRAVLTRQPTEGRAKEGGLRLGEMERDCLIGYGASMMLIERLMISSDAFDVDVCNKCGLMAYSGWCHSCRSSSCVSTISMPYACKLLFQELQSMNIVPRLTLKNYCE from the exons ATGGGAGAAATGAAGATTAAGTcggaaacaaaatataataaagtagtAAAACATATTCAG GATAAGTGGAAACTTGTGCCTGCCTTCCTCAAGGGAAAAGGTTTAGTTAAGCAACATATTGATTCTTTTAACTACTTCATAAATgtagagataaaaaaaattataaaagcaaATGAGAAAGTACTTAGTGATGCGGAtcctttattttatgtaaa ATATTTGAACGTTCATGTAGGTCTACCAGATGTTGAGGAAGGTTTTAATGTAACACGTTCTACTACTCCACATGAATGTCGTTTAAGGGATTTAAATTATTCGGCTCCAATTACAGTTGATATTGAATATATAAGAGGTCACCAaccaataattaaaaataatttactgaTTGGCAG AATGCCTATAATGTTAAGAAGTTCAAATTGTGTATTAACTGGTAAATCGCATTTTGAATTGTCAAAGATGAATGAATGTCCACATGATCCTGGTGGTTATTTTATAGTGAATGGTCAAGAGAAAGTAATTTTGATACAGGAACAAATGCTtagaaatagaattattttagaGGAAGATAGTAAGGGGTGTATTGTAGCATCTTGTAATAGTTCCACTCATGAAAGAAAAACCAAGACTAACATAGTAGGAAAAGGTGGAAGATATTACATGAGACATAACATTTTTCAAGAT GATATACCTGTGACAATAATATTTAAAGCAATGGGAATTGTAAGTGATCAAGAAATCATGCAACTTATTGGTACAGAAGAAGAATTTATGAAAAAGTTTGCACCCACTTTAGAAGAATGTCACGTTTTAAATGTATTTGCTCAAAATCAAGCATTAAg GTTTCTTAGCAATAAAAGAAAGCAAAAAAGGTATTCAGTCATAAAATCTAGTGTTACGGATGAAATGAAGGATATATTGGCAACCAATATTTTGTCGCATGTTCCT GTTatagattttaattttaaaatgaagGCAACCTACATTGCTTTAATGATTCGTAAAGTTATGAAAGCACAATCTGATGGAAAACTTGTAGATGATAGAGATTATTACGGAAATAAACGATTAGAACTGGCTGGTTCTTTGTTGTCTTTAATGTTTgaagatttatttaaaagatttaattgGGAG TTAAAACAAATAGCTGATAAAAATATACCAAAAATTAAGGCTGCACAATTTGACATCGTAAAACATATGAGACAAGACCAGATTACCAATGGATTGGCTTTTGCCATATCATCT gGTAATTGGACGATTAAACGATTTAAAATGGAACGACATGGGGTTACGCAAGTGTTGTCTAGACTTTCTTATATTTCTGCACTTGGTATGATGACACGTGTTAATTCTCAATTTGAAAAAACCAGGAAAGTATCTGGTCCTCGATCTTTGCAACCATCTCAATGGGGAATGCTCTGTCCTAGTGATACTCCTGAAGGGGAA GGTTGTGGTTTAGTTAAAAATCTAGCTCTAATGACACATATCACAACTGAAATTGATGAAGAACCAATTGTTAGATTGGCTTTTAACTTAGGAGTTGAAAACGTTAATATACTTGGTGGAGAAGAAATCAATAATAAGAAAGTTTACATGGTATTTTTAAATGGCAATATCCTGGGTATAGTAAAGAATTATCAGAGACTAGTAAATGTTTTTAGATTATTACGAAGGAAAGGTCTAATCAATGGTTTCGTTTCTATACATACACAGCACCAGCATAG GTGTATTCAAATTAGTTCTGATGGGGGACGATTATGTAGACCATACATTATTGTACAGAATGGCAATCCACTAATACAAGAAAATCATATAAAACTACTTGAACAAGGAATACGAAGTTTCGAAGATTTTTTACAAGAAG GTTTAATTGAATATTTGGATGTGAACGAAGAAAATGATAGTTCTATTGCATTCAATGAATCACACATTAATGAGAAGACAACACATTTAGAAATTGAGCCATTTACATTACTTGGTGTTTGTGCTGGTCTAGTACCATATCCACATCACAATCAAAGTCCAAGAAATACTTATCAATGTGCTATGGGAAAACAAGCAATGGGAACTATTGGTTATAATCAACGTAATCGCATCGATACATTGATGTATAATTTAGTTTATCCTCAAACACCTATGGTTAAATCCCGAACAATAGaactaataaactttgataaacTACCTGCTGGTCAAAATGCAACAGTAGCTGTTATGTCCTATAGTGGCTACGATATTGAAGATGCTCTTATTTTAAACAAGGCTTCAATTGATAGAGGATTTGGTAGATGTTTAATATATCGAAATGCAAAATGTACATTAAAAAGATACGCAAATCAGACATACGATCGAATAATGGGTCCATTGATTGATTCCAATACAAAGAAACCTGTTTGGAAACATGACATAATCGATAGTGATGGAATTGCTGCACCTGGAGAAATGGTGGAAAATAGAAAG GTAATGGTAAATAAATCATCGCCGGCCGCAAATATAGGTCCAGTGAATGCTGGTAATGTTCAAACGCAAACAGAATACAAAGATGTCCCAGTTGTTTTTAAAGGACCTGTTCCTGCTTATGTTGAGAAGGTTATGATTTCCAGTAATGCAGAAGatgcatttttaattaaattattattgcgaCAAACTCGACGACCTGAGATAGGTGACAAATTTAGTAGTCGACATGGACAGAAGGGTGTAACTG GGTTAATTGTGGAACAGGAGGATATGCCATTTAATGATTATGGTATATGTCCTGATATGATAATGAATCCACATGGTTTTCCTTCACGTATGACAGTTGGGAAATTGATAGAATTGCTCGCTGGTAAAGCTGGTGTTATAAAAGGAGAATTTCATTATGGCACAG CATTTGGAGGCTCAAAAGTTAAAGATGTTTGTAACGAATTGGTAAAGCATGGTTATAATTATTTGGGCAAAGATATCTTCTACTCTGGTATTACAGGTGAACCATTACAAGCGTATATTTATTCTGGACCA GTATATTATCAAAAATTGAAACATATGGTACAAGATAAAATGCATGCTCGATCACGAGGACCAAGAGCTGTGTTAACGCGTCAACCAACGGAAGGTCGAGCCAAAGAAGGTGGTTTAAGATTAGGTGAAATGGAACGGGATTGTTTAATCGGATATGGTGCTAGTATGATGTTAATAGAAAGACTCATGATATCCAGCGATGCATTTGATGTTGATGTATGTAACAAATGTGGTTTGATGGCATATAGTGGTTGGTGTCACAGTTGTCGTTCTAGTTCATGTGTGTCTACGATTTCTATGCCCTATGCTTGCAAGTTACTTTTCCAAGAACTTCAATCTATGAACATTGTACCTCgtttaacattaaaaaattattgtgaGTAG
- the LOC100645954 gene encoding pyridoxal kinase, translated as MCFKKTPRILSIQSHVVSGYVGNKSAVFPLQLLGFEVDAINSVQLSNHTGYKVFKGQVLNDKDLEELINGLVQNNLDNYTHLLTGYVGSPSFLKKIAEVVRILKCKNPNLIYVCDPVMGDNGKMYVPETLKEIYREEIVPLADIVVPNHFELELLSNIKINTMSELQDAVTVLHKIGPQTVAVSSTEINDKLTAIISTNKENKLIKINIPKIPASFTGSGDLFAALFLAHTYLQNDMKTAIEKTVNSLYSVLLKTYEYSKACQDKESQFARKIELKLIQSKNYIETPEICLFAEVIVSTN; from the exons ATGTGTTTTAAAAAAACGCCACGAATTCTTTCGATACAAAGTCATGTAGTATCTGGTTACGTTGGTAATAAAAGTGCAGTATTTCCTTTACAG CTGTTGGGCTTTGAAGTGGATGCAATTAATTCTGTTCAGCTTTCCAATCATACTGGCTACAAGGTCTTTAAAGGCCAAGTACTAAATGACAAAGATTTAG AGGAGTTAATAAATGGTTTAGTACAAAATAATTTAGATAATTATACTCATTTACTTACTGGATATGTTGGTTCTCcttcatttttaaaaaaaatagcagaagtAGTTCGTatattgaaatgtaaaaatCCAAATCTTATATACg TATGTGATCCTGTTATgggagataatggaaaaatGTACGTTCCTGAAAcattgaaagaaatttatagAGAAGAAATAGTACCATTGGCTGATATTGTAGTACCAAATCACTTTGAATTGGA attattaaGTAACATAAAAATCAATACAATGTCTGAATTACAAGATGCTGTAACTGTATTGCATAAAATTGGCCCCCAAACAGTAGCTGTCTCATCAACAGAAATTAATGATAAACTAACAGCAATAATTAGTACAAATAAAG agaataaattaataaaaatcaatattccgAAAATACCAGCTAGTTTCACAGGTTCTGGAGATCTTTTTGCTGCTCTATTTTTAGCTCACACATATTTGCAAAATGATATGAAAACTGCCATTGAAAAAACTGTAAATTCTTTATACAGTGTCCTACTAAAAACTTATGAATATTCTAAAG cATGTCAAGATAAAGAATCTCAATTTGcaagaaaaattgaattaaaattaatacaaagcAAGAATTATATTGAAACTCCAGAAATTTGTTTGTTTGCTGAAGTAATTGTATCAACAAATTAA